In Oryza glaberrima chromosome 8, OglaRS2, whole genome shotgun sequence, the following are encoded in one genomic region:
- the LOC127782017 gene encoding uncharacterized protein LOC127782017 — protein sequence MESWGREEFTAMEEKLVEALRHKMQGETQPSSSLLPPVVCFVHDLNVLAFHPQELYDEYKMDNLHAGDGGGGGLVYYFFGPMELHSVGENGSPMPPPPPPPPRTTKDGGIWKACGGACKIIDAGGGRLGQKVMLVYYERGSSTRSEWGMDEYTTTDVAAGDLCLRRVYRRDETWEDEQRRRVSSTAVRAKILARIEARSYCPP from the exons ATGGAGTCATGGGGACGCGAGGAGTtcacggcgatggaggagaagCTCGTCGAGGCCCTACGCCACAAGATGCAGGGCGAGacgcagccgtcgtcgtcgttgttgccGCCGGTCGTCTGCTTCGTCCACGACCTCAACGTGCTCGCCTTCCACCCCCAAGAACTCTACG ATGAGTACAAGATGGATAATTTGCacgccggagatggcggcggcggcggcctggttTACTACTTCTTTGGCCCAATGGAGCTTCACAGCGTCGGCGAGAATGGCTcaccaatgccgccgccgccgccgccgccgcctcgcacgACCAAGGACGGCGGCATATGGAAGGCATGCGGCGGCGCCTGCAAGATCatcgatgccggcggcggcaggctcggCCAGAAGGTGATGTTGGTGTACTACGAGAGAGGCTCCAGCACGAGGAGCGAGTGGGGTATGGACGAGTACACTACtaccgacgtcgccgccggcgacctctgCCTGCGCCGCGTCTACCGGCGCGACGAGACATGGGAggacgagcagcggcggcgggtcaGCTCAACGGCCGTTAGAGCCAAGATCCTCGCGCGAATCGAGGCCCGATCTTATTGCCCCCCTTAA
- the LOC127782018 gene encoding disease resistance protein Pik-2-like has protein sequence MDSGMWMLMNGFLHLFFIVIDDIWDKPSWQILKNVLQDNDCGSKVIVTTRKSEVATIVSDVYNIKPLSRDNSKELFNKRTGCEGKHLDNSSTQACDKILKKCAGVPLAIITIASLLASKPGQDWSEVYSAIDFGEEDNDEVANTKKILSFSYYDLPSNLKNCLLYLSMFPEDYIINKNSLIWMWIVEGFIPKDQNTNTELYETGESYFNELINRSMIQPTEVKDIGYIDGCRVHDMVLDLACSLTSEQNFVTIPDNDKQRKPKISNARRLALHRTSITSYQYANMDMEKVRFFVATQCNNGNNSVAPPGFRVLRVLSMDNCNMPAYIESRLQHVGRLCHLRCLRLSSFVIFPRLPKELGYLKFLKVFDSGETSGGRIEELPEELGLLTQLLCLRITVQVEMVPAGLIGKLTSLQELYIYLHGEVIVRQFVKELGNLRELRVLNAALIEGLKDESMKRYFLQSVGSLHKLHTMRIEGSEVSECTRPDADAGSVSSPLLWQLSVQCIRFFSLPVWINSSTLGFLSHLYLAVQVVKVQDMETLGRLPVLCYLRLDSRYTKLISIKKSADDDYFFQKLRFFIIHGSFVWFDLHGCESSSGLSSFMPRLESLEFSVDVRFLIDAADLHAGLDNLLAGFNDFGRTSLKSVDAMIRCKDALAAEVQEAEVALANAAHDHSNRPVLQIYRISEEKMRSPGDNEPTSWSDQKVFEIHVYPSSNDHHRYLSYLRLLKKPRLEKLIVNIYVSKDGKVGDVDEAVAAARNVVDHHINRPTLEINRMKESISYQHQQAKVRAYYQWRIQAAFLPWLSASNVKGRQKLHAVVKRFL, from the exons ATGGACAGTGGTATGTGGATGTTGATGAATGGGTTCTTGCATCT GTTTTTCATTGTTATTGATGACATATGGGATAAGCCATCATGGCAAATACTCAAAAATGTTCTACAAGATAATGATTGCGGAAGTAAAGTAATTGTAACTACTCGTAAGTCTGAAGTTGCCACAATTGTGAGTGATGTGTACAATATTAAACCACTTTCTCGTGACAACTCTAAAGAATTATTCAACAAAAGAACTGGTTGTGAAGGCAAACATCTTGACAATTCATCAACTCAGGCATGTGACaaaattttgaagaaatgtGCTGGTGTGCCATTAGCTATCATTACGATAGCTAGCTTGTTGGCTAGTAAGCCAGGTCAGGACTGGTCTGAAGTGTATAGTGCTATTGATTTTGGAGAAGAAGACAATGATGAAGTGGCAAATACTAAAAAGATATTGTCTTTTAGCTACTACGATCTACCTTCAAACCTAAAAAATTGTTTGCTTTATCTAAGCATGTTTCCAGAAGATTATATCATTAACAAAAATAGTCTGATATGGATGTGGATAGTTGAAGGTTTTATCCCCAAGGATCAAAACACAAATACAGAATTATATGAGACTGGGGAGAGTTACTTCAATGAGCTGATAAATAGAAGCATGATCCAGCCAACTGAGGTTAAAGATATTGGGTATATAGATGGTTGTCGTGTTCATGACATGGTGCTCGATCTAGCCTGTTCATTGACAAGTGAACAAAACTTTGTCACTATACCGGACAATGATAAGCAACGAAAACCTAAGATCAGCAATGCTCGTAGGTTGGCCCTACACCGTACGAGTATCACAAGCTACCAATACGCTAATATGGATATGGAGAAAGTAAGGTTCTTTGTTGCCACTCAGTGCAATAATGGCAATAATAGTGTGGCACCACCAGGGTTCCGAGTTCTACGTGTGTTATCCATGGATAATTGTAATATGCCGGCTTACATAGAAAGTCGCCTGCAGCATGTTGGAAGGCTGTGCCACCTGAGGTGCCTTCGGCTTTCCTCATTCGTAATTTTTCCTAGGCTCCCTAAAGAATTAGGATATCTCAAGTTTCTAAAAGTGTTTGACTCGGGTGAAACTTCTGGTGGTAGAATAGAAGAGCTACCAGAGGAGCTGGGTCTCCTGACACAGCTGTTGTGTCTACGTATTACTGTCCAGGTCGAGATGGTGCCAGCTGGTTTGATCGGGAAACTGACATCGCTGCAAGAGCTATACATATATCTTCACGGAGAGGTCATTGTAAGGCAGTTTGTGAAGGAACTAGGCAACCTCAGAGAACTGAGGGTGCTCAATGCTGCCCTTATTGAAGGGCTGAAAGATGAGAGCATGAAGAGATATTTTCTACAGTCTGTAGGCAGTCTACATAAGCTCCACACTATGCGTATAGAAGGCAGTGAAGTAAGTGAGTGTACCAGACCAGATGCAGATGCAGGCTCTGTGTCCTCTCCTCTGCTCTGGCAGCTGTCAGTGCAATGCATCAGGTTCTTTAGCCTACCTGTGTGGATTAACTCATCAACTCTTGGTTTCCTCTCGCATCTATACTTGGCAGTGCAAGTTGTGAAAGTGCAGGACATGGAAACCCTTGGAAGGCTCCCAGTGCTCTGTTACCTCCGATTGGATTCCCGGTATACCAAGCTAATAAGCATTAAGAAATCTGCCGATGATGACTACTTTTTTCAAAAGTTGAGATTCTTTATCATTCATGGTTCATTTGTCTGGTTTGATCTTCATGGTTGCGAGTCCAGTAGTGGATTATCTAGCTTCATGCCAAGACTTGAATCCCTTGAATTCAGTGTCGATGTGCGGTTCCTAATAGATGCAGCAGACCTGCATGCCGGCCTTGACAACCTGCTTGCAGGCTTCAATGACTTTGGAAGAACTTCGCTCAAGTCGGTTGACGCTATGATCCGCTGCAAGGATGCCCTTGCCGCGGAAGTGCAGGAAGCCGAGGTGGCATTGGCAAATGCAGCAcacgaccattccaaccgtccaGTCCTTCAAATTTATAGGATATCTGAGGAGAAGATGCGCTCACCTGGCGACAACGAG ccAACAAGCTGGTCCGATCAAAAAGTTTTTGAGATACATGTCTATCCGTCGTCGAATGACCATCATCGTTACCTTAGCTACCTCCGGTTGTTGAAGAAGCCACGCCTGGAGAAGCTTATAGTCAACATATATGTGTCCAAGGATGGGAAGGTTGGGGATGTGGATGAAGCTGTGGCAGCTGCGAGGAACGTAGTCGACCATCATATCAATCGTCCAACACTTGAGATAAATAGAATGAAAGAAAGTATTTCTTACCAACATCAACAG GCAAAGGTTAGAGCATATTATCAATGGAGAATCCAAGCCGCCTTTCTTCCTTGGCTATCCGCCTCCAATGTGAAAGGACGCCAAAAGCTTCATGCTGTAGTAAAAAGGTTTCTGTAA
- the LOC127782844 gene encoding F-box/FBD/LRR-repeat protein At5g53840-like, which yields MAMDDSTDAADRLTNLPDELIHRIISFLPTRDAVRTCILSSSWRNFWEYANRVDFNTADFASKNGFASFVDSRMARYESKGLSIDSFWIRSCRSHDFLDDKRTNIWVRSAVRSKARVIGIRYYRQLELLKLDCDTFGSRCLKEIYLIRVSISDAMLLNLSSGCPSLETLELKGCLFGKAQLSSASLKFLSIDARVIDGDQDHFLDTFTLLMLRATEGGARCTPSLGKMQALFKTTIYLDDYTFSDVSDRWDMFSLISQAPELRLLSSTGNIVEEVLTHSFRFPKWVFLRNLVRVTVSDWCYISDCNLLAQLLALSPCLKKLTLKFNKRSQIVFNSQVSPFECPSLRHLEIEGWETDNRINCVVQILRQNVPSLETVHIKLLRLVPHDTEGFWQ from the exons ATGGCCATGGACGACTCTACCGATGCTGCCGACCGGCTGACCAACCTCCCTGACGAGCTCATACACCGTATTATTTCGTTCTTGCCCACACGGGACGCGGTCCGGACGTGTATCCTGTCATCTTCTTGGCGCAACTTCTGGGAGTATGCCAATAGAGTCGACTTCAATACGGCCGATTTCGCGAGCAAGAACGGATTCGCTTCGTTCGTTGACAGCAGAATGGCCCGATACGAGAGCAAGGGCCTGTCAATTGATTCCTTTTGGATCCGATCGTGCAGATCCCATGACTTCTTGGACGACAAAAGGACCAACATCTGGGTGCGAAGTGCTGTGAGAAGCAAAGCTCGTGTGATTGGTATCAGATATTACCGTCAGCTCGAATTGCTTAAGTTGGATTGTGATACCTTTGGATCCCGCTGTCTCAAGGAGATTTACCTTATTCGTGTGTCAATCAGTGATGCTATGCTTCTCAACTTGTCATCAGGCTGCCCATCCTTGGAGACGTTGGAACTGAAAGGATGTCTATTTGGAAAGGCTCAACTTTCATCTGCTAGCCTGAAGTTTCTCAGTATCGATGCCCGTGTGATCGATGGTGATCAAGATCATTTTCTGGACACGTTTACTCTTCTCATGCTTCGTGCCACTGAGGGAGGTGCTCGCTGCACCCCTTCACTTGGAAAGATGCAGGCCCTGTTTAAGACTACCATCTACCTAGATGACTACACTTTCTCAGATGTCTCTGACAGATGGGACATGTTCTCTTTGATCTCACAAGCCCCAGAACTAAGGCTTCTGTCGTCAACAGGAAAC ATTGTGGAAGAGGTCTTGACTCACAGCTTTCGCTTTCCAAAGTGGGTTTTCCTAAGAAACCTTGTTCGTGTGACTGTAAGTGACTGGTGTTATATATCTGATTGCAACCTGCTGGCCCAGTTGCTTGCGCTCTCACCTTGTTTGAAGAAGTTAACTCTGAAATTTAACAAG CGCTCTCAGATAGTGTTCAACTCACAAGTGAGCCCATTTGAATGCCCCTCACTGAGACACCTTGAAATTGAAGGGTGGGAGACTGACAACAGAATCAACTGCGTCGTGCAAATTCTGCGGCAGAATGTCCCGTCTCTGGAAACAGTACACATAAAACTGCTGAGGCTTGTACCACATGACACTGAAGGCTTTTGGCAGTAA